Genomic segment of Myxococcus stipitatus:
CCCCATCTCGATGGATGAGGTGAAGCGCACCTGCGAAATCTACCAGGAGGTCTTCACCCTGGTCGGCCCCTACTACATCCTCGCCGAGATTGGCCGCGCCCAGCTCGACGCCACCGGCCGCCGCTACCTCTCCGAGAACAACCGCAGCGAGTGGTTCAAGGGCTGCGTCTACGTCGGCGCCGACATCGTTCAACAGACCTTCGGCAAGGCCATCTCCCTCGCCATGCTCTTCACCGGCAAGAGCAGCTTCGAGACCACCTTCGTCAAGACGCTCGAGGATGCGAACGCCTGGGTCCAGCAGAACCGGGCACGCAGCCAGCGCAAGGCAGGTTGAGCCGCACTCCCCTGTGTAAAGACTGACACCCGCGCTGTCTCCTACCGAACCCAGGACCCTCCGAAAGTCCTTGTTTGGTAGAGAGGACTGGATTCTCGCTCCCGGTGCACACGGCCAGTATGCTTGTGTCGTCTGAACAAGGGAGTGCCCATGCAGCAACAGGAATGGAAGTTCGGGACGCACCAGATTCACCACGAGCCGCCGGACGTCCTGGTGGCCTCGTTCAGCGGCATGTTGAACCTGGAGGACATGAAGCGCGCCGTCGAGATCTACGGGATTGCCGCCCAGAGTGGTCCCTACTACTTGATTGCGAATATCGGCAGCTCGCAGCTCCAGGCGGAGGCGCGCCGGTACCTGTCGGACAACAGCCGGGCGGAGTGGTTCAAGGGCTGCGTCTACGTGGGCGCGGACATGGTGCAGCAGACCTTCGGCAAGGTCATCTCGCTGGGCATGTTCCTCACGGGCAAGACGGAGTTCCGCACGGAGTTCGTGAAGACGATGGCGGAGGCGTACACCTGGGTCGCGCAGCAGCGCGGCGCCAACCTGCGCAAGAGCGGCTGAGGCCTCTCGTGATGTGAGCTCGCGGTGGCCCTCGTCCTCGAGGGCCCCGCCACACCCGCTTCAACACCAGACAGTCCCCGCGCACCGCAGGGTGGACTCGTCCGCGGCGGCGCGCC
This window contains:
- a CDS encoding STAS/SEC14 domain-containing protein → MSEKPREWTFGTHRVRIEPPDIAVATFVGPISMDEVKRTCEIYQEVFTLVGPYYILAEIGRAQLDATGRRYLSENNRSEWFKGCVYVGADIVQQTFGKAISLAMLFTGKSSFETTFVKTLEDANAWVQQNRARSQRKAG
- a CDS encoding STAS/SEC14 domain-containing protein is translated as MQQQEWKFGTHQIHHEPPDVLVASFSGMLNLEDMKRAVEIYGIAAQSGPYYLIANIGSSQLQAEARRYLSDNSRAEWFKGCVYVGADMVQQTFGKVISLGMFLTGKTEFRTEFVKTMAEAYTWVAQQRGANLRKSG